The proteins below come from a single Aquipuribacter hungaricus genomic window:
- a CDS encoding glycosyltransferase produces ARVSAAEVPDARGAVPDAVPDAVPDAVTGTPPAAPLPTVTAVVPTYKRRDGLEAAVRALLGDPGTTELVVVVDGSPDGSLELLQGIAAEDPRLRPVWQENAGGAAARQAGIDLATGDVVLLVDDDVVAAPGLSSGHARHHALADDLVVLGYMPTRVPVDLVRGGFATRVYAEEYEGTCRAYERDPDQVLLRLWGGNVSVRRDRLAGVPYDSGPFSRTNHSDRDWGIRLRKAGLRGVFDRSLLASHEHSRPLPAFLRDARAQGAGRYGVHVLHADVLPPFGLDDTVADLPAPLRGVLGLDRYRVARAGLVGGLQAVTRTASRAGVSRVEVPAAKLLRRLAMRDGVRQAMAAPPPGSAGSA; encoded by the coding sequence GTGCCCGCGTGAGCGCCGCCGAGGTGCCGGACGCCCGGGGCGCCGTGCCGGACGCGGTGCCCGACGCGGTGCCCGACGCGGTGACCGGGACCCCGCCGGCGGCCCCGCTCCCGACGGTCACCGCCGTGGTGCCGACGTACAAGAGGCGCGACGGGCTCGAGGCCGCGGTGCGGGCGCTGCTCGGCGACCCCGGCACGACCGAGCTCGTCGTGGTCGTCGACGGCTCGCCCGACGGCTCGCTGGAGCTGCTGCAGGGCATCGCCGCCGAGGACCCCCGGCTGCGGCCGGTCTGGCAGGAGAACGCCGGCGGCGCCGCCGCCCGCCAGGCGGGCATCGACCTGGCCACGGGCGACGTCGTGCTGCTCGTCGACGACGACGTGGTCGCCGCACCTGGCCTGTCCAGCGGGCACGCCCGCCACCACGCGCTGGCGGACGACCTCGTCGTGCTCGGCTACATGCCGACCCGGGTCCCCGTCGACCTGGTCCGGGGCGGCTTCGCCACCCGGGTCTACGCCGAGGAGTACGAGGGCACCTGCCGGGCGTACGAGCGCGACCCCGACCAGGTCCTGCTGCGGCTGTGGGGCGGCAACGTGTCCGTGCGCCGGGACCGCCTCGCCGGGGTCCCCTACGACTCCGGCCCGTTCTCCCGCACCAACCACTCCGACCGCGACTGGGGGATCCGGCTGCGCAAGGCCGGCCTGCGCGGGGTGTTCGACCGCTCGCTGCTCGCCAGCCACGAGCACTCCCGCCCGCTGCCCGCGTTCCTGCGCGACGCCCGGGCACAGGGCGCGGGCCGCTACGGCGTGCACGTCCTGCACGCGGACGTCCTGCCGCCGTTCGGCCTGGACGACACCGTGGCCGACCTGCCCGCCCCGCTGCGCGGCGTGCTCGGCCTGGACCGCTACCGGGTGGCCCGCGCCGGCCTGGTGGGCGGGCTCCAGGCCGTGACCCGCACGGCCTCCCGGGCGGGCGTGTCCCGGGTCGAGGTGCCGGCAGCCAAGCTGCTGCGCCGCCTGGCGATGCGCGACGGCGTCCGGCAGGCGATGGCGGCCCCGCCGCCCGGGTCGGCCGGCAGCGCCTAG